One genomic region from Leptospira tipperaryensis encodes:
- a CDS encoding HEAT repeat domain-containing protein yields the protein MKFRSLLILALVVSFTSGALLAEKSTDEHIKTLSSGSDSEKYESAVALGKGKEKSAIPELINLLNRNNEPKIATAAAIALGKIAESGDATIALKNKIISSENGDIVYASLASLLNITTKNEKLEDPTKEAFEFADKNRRGDEYVSDFLDLIKKKLKL from the coding sequence ATGAAATTTCGTTCTCTTCTAATTCTTGCCCTCGTTGTTTCCTTCACTTCCGGAGCCCTTCTCGCGGAAAAATCGACCGACGAACATATCAAAACTCTTTCTTCCGGCTCTGACAGTGAAAAATACGAATCCGCAGTCGCTCTCGGAAAGGGAAAAGAAAAATCCGCAATTCCGGAACTTATCAATCTTCTCAATAGAAACAACGAACCTAAGATTGCAACTGCAGCGGCGATCGCACTCGGTAAAATCGCAGAGTCCGGAGACGCGACGATCGCGTTAAAAAATAAAATTATCTCTTCTGAAAACGGGGACATCGTCTACGCTTCGTTAGCTTCTCTTTTGAACATTACTACGAAGAATGAAAAGCTCGAAGATCCCACAAAAGAAGCGTTTGAATTCGCGGATAAGAATCGCAGAGGAGACGAATACGTTTCCGACTTCTTGGATCTTATCAAAAAGAAATTAAAACTCTAA
- a CDS encoding M48 family metallopeptidase, which yields MDHLSPSYNPSELVGLNQAHKRNLWLTVIGLIFFVLVYLALSGWFAWASYSFILQGLTGTGAGLYSWIAGIGSGLISLFMIKALFFVKKGSLGDEYEITAKDQPQLFQFLYQLADETGAPRPHRVFLSPQVNACVFYDLSMLNFFFPSKKNLEIGLALVNVLSISELKAVLAHEFGHFAQKSMAVGNWVYIAQQIAAHLIARRDALDDFLRSVSRFDIRVAWIGWILRLVIWSLRAAMESFFNLVVLAQRALSREMEFQADLVAVSVTGSDALIHALHKLQAADEAWETTQGFIMDHIRMGKGAKDIFPIHSKIIDHSRKIWNNPHYGKVPELPSQNPENHRVFTSEIAQPPRMWATHPYNHERETNAKKRYVPRSLDDRSGWLIFDDAESLREKFTEKILSNFKTEFSHDPEILTAVDEFYKKEYLNSDYKGTYLGRSFVRYASSPKEFYNYKIDSPKEELDNLYPQSLSEQLEKLRSLEKEKNLLTGLQDGFYTPADGIIRFRGTELKKKELPSAIKSLEEDCKTIQALIFDHDKRCRSVHRKAAEEIGSGWPEYLEGLLEVLHYADHSRANIEDSRALLNNVYSVVTADRHVSSGELVRLVAAGNQVYEAISEVHKHKENIILDSELLKDLELKDWSSAFSKFEFTRATEANMQKWLEVVDSWIDEALGALFALKHASLERLLIAESKVAEKIRNPKSKLEPAPEPSKVVSEYPTLTPGKERKLQKRLDLWDRFQTADGFVPGLMRFAVATGILSGALYLTSFAVFR from the coding sequence ATGGATCACTTATCTCCTAGTTATAATCCCTCCGAACTCGTAGGATTGAATCAGGCGCACAAACGGAATCTTTGGCTGACCGTCATCGGACTTATCTTCTTTGTCCTCGTCTATCTCGCCTTGAGCGGATGGTTTGCATGGGCTTCTTATTCTTTTATCCTTCAGGGTTTAACTGGAACGGGCGCGGGTCTCTATTCTTGGATCGCGGGCATCGGTTCCGGTTTGATCTCCTTGTTTATGATCAAGGCCTTGTTTTTTGTAAAAAAGGGAAGTCTGGGGGACGAATACGAAATCACCGCAAAAGACCAACCGCAACTCTTTCAGTTTCTCTATCAGTTGGCGGACGAAACCGGAGCTCCGAGACCACATCGAGTGTTTCTTTCCCCACAAGTCAACGCCTGCGTCTTTTATGATCTATCGATGCTCAATTTTTTCTTTCCTTCTAAGAAGAATCTGGAGATCGGACTCGCTCTCGTAAACGTTTTGAGTATCAGCGAATTGAAAGCGGTCCTGGCTCACGAGTTCGGACACTTTGCCCAAAAGAGTATGGCCGTAGGAAATTGGGTTTATATCGCCCAACAAATCGCGGCTCACTTGATTGCGAGAAGGGACGCTCTGGATGATTTTCTACGTTCCGTTTCTCGTTTTGACATTCGAGTCGCGTGGATCGGTTGGATCCTCCGTCTTGTGATCTGGTCGTTACGAGCGGCAATGGAATCTTTTTTTAATTTGGTGGTTCTCGCACAAAGGGCCCTTTCCAGAGAAATGGAATTCCAAGCCGATCTTGTGGCGGTCTCCGTGACTGGAAGCGACGCCTTGATTCATGCATTACATAAATTGCAAGCAGCGGACGAAGCCTGGGAAACAACACAAGGATTTATCATGGATCATATAAGAATGGGGAAAGGTGCGAAGGATATCTTTCCGATCCATTCTAAGATCATAGATCACTCTCGAAAAATTTGGAACAATCCTCATTATGGAAAGGTTCCCGAATTGCCGTCCCAAAATCCGGAAAACCACCGTGTCTTTACATCCGAAATCGCGCAGCCTCCGCGTATGTGGGCGACTCATCCTTACAATCACGAAAGAGAAACGAACGCAAAAAAAAGATACGTTCCGAGATCCCTGGACGATCGAAGCGGTTGGCTGATATTCGACGACGCGGAATCTCTACGAGAAAAATTTACGGAGAAAATTCTCTCCAACTTCAAAACGGAATTCAGTCACGATCCGGAGATTCTAACCGCAGTGGATGAGTTTTACAAAAAGGAATATCTCAACAGCGATTACAAAGGGACTTACTTAGGAAGATCCTTTGTGCGTTATGCGTCTTCTCCGAAAGAATTCTATAACTATAAGATCGATTCTCCAAAAGAAGAATTGGATAATCTTTATCCTCAGAGTTTATCCGAACAATTGGAAAAACTTCGTTCCTTGGAAAAGGAGAAAAACTTGCTGACCGGTTTGCAGGACGGCTTTTATACTCCGGCCGACGGGATCATTCGATTTCGGGGAACCGAATTAAAAAAGAAGGAACTTCCGAGCGCTATCAAAAGTCTGGAAGAAGATTGTAAAACGATTCAAGCCCTCATCTTCGATCACGATAAAAGATGTCGTTCGGTCCATCGGAAAGCCGCGGAAGAAATCGGCTCGGGTTGGCCCGAATATTTAGAAGGCCTTTTGGAAGTCCTTCACTACGCCGATCATTCCAGAGCCAATATCGAAGACAGCAGAGCGTTGTTGAACAATGTCTACTCTGTAGTAACGGCCGATCGTCACGTAAGCAGTGGAGAATTGGTTCGTCTTGTGGCCGCGGGAAATCAAGTTTACGAAGCCATCTCAGAGGTTCACAAACATAAGGAAAATATAATATTGGATTCCGAACTTCTAAAAGATTTGGAGTTGAAAGACTGGTCTTCCGCTTTTAGCAAATTTGAATTTACGCGAGCCACGGAAGCCAATATGCAAAAATGGCTGGAGGTCGTGGACTCGTGGATCGACGAAGCCCTCGGCGCGCTCTTTGCTCTCAAACACGCAAGTCTGGAAAGACTTTTGATCGCGGAATCGAAAGTGGCTGAAAAGATCCGTAACCCAAAATCAAAATTGGAACCGGCGCCCGAGCCTTCGAAAGTCGTATCGGAATATCCGACCTTAACCCCGGGAAAAGAACGTAAATTGCAGAAGCGTCTGGATCTTTGGGACCGATTCCAAACCGCAGACGGGTTCGTTCCCGGACTTATGCGATTCGCCGTGGCTACCGGAATTTTGAGCGGGGCCTTGTATCTGACGAGTTTCGCGGTCTTTCGTTAG
- a CDS encoding LptF/LptG family permease encodes MSALPLKLDPIKSFFQYWKKEFFPLKILDKYLFGEFFKIFIGTVILLTGIMLLSLVNDNMRNFTTTKAPRFHVALFLLYSLPKIISTTVVSMSLMFSICFTVGQFSVNKELVSMMAAGVSFFRIVTPLILFGIIMWVIMLLGTELIVRPVNKLAKIEHDTLTEGMGTLANSVYQFHVKGKEGFYYLYFYDPDKDEINGGFNYIRLRPDGSPETVISSLKAKYNYETRLWKMKRVEEWHFDNDLNLSSQESFDEKEYELPEDPTYFKVPAGSVEEMNLIQLGEEQKRRIQKGLPYGDVLTEKHSVFALPMMTIIVTLIGTIAGYFTKKTAGVASLGITIGVVLIYYIFNSAGKSLGENGVIPAFLGVWITPGMFLGLCFWMFRRMNL; translated from the coding sequence ATGTCCGCACTCCCTCTCAAACTCGATCCGATTAAATCCTTCTTTCAATACTGGAAGAAAGAATTCTTCCCTCTCAAAATTTTAGATAAATATTTATTCGGAGAATTTTTCAAAATCTTTATCGGAACCGTAATTCTTCTGACCGGAATCATGTTACTCTCCCTGGTAAACGATAACATGAGAAACTTTACGACAACGAAAGCGCCTCGTTTTCACGTGGCCCTTTTTCTGCTCTACAGTCTTCCCAAGATCATTTCCACAACCGTTGTATCGATGTCTTTGATGTTTTCGATCTGCTTTACCGTGGGACAGTTTTCAGTGAACAAGGAACTCGTCTCCATGATGGCGGCGGGAGTTTCTTTTTTTAGAATCGTAACACCTCTGATTCTTTTTGGAATTATTATGTGGGTCATCATGCTCTTAGGAACGGAGCTTATCGTAAGGCCGGTCAACAAACTCGCGAAGATAGAACACGATACTCTTACCGAAGGAATGGGAACGTTAGCCAACAGCGTCTATCAGTTTCACGTAAAGGGAAAAGAAGGATTCTATTATTTATATTTTTACGATCCGGACAAGGACGAGATCAACGGAGGATTTAATTATATCCGACTCCGGCCGGACGGATCTCCCGAAACGGTGATATCTTCCTTAAAAGCAAAATACAATTACGAGACCAGACTCTGGAAAATGAAACGGGTTGAAGAATGGCATTTTGACAACGACCTCAATCTATCTTCTCAAGAATCCTTCGACGAAAAAGAATACGAGTTACCCGAAGACCCGACCTACTTCAAGGTTCCCGCGGGCTCCGTTGAAGAAATGAATTTGATCCAATTGGGAGAAGAACAAAAAAGAAGAATTCAGAAAGGACTTCCTTACGGAGACGTTCTTACCGAAAAACATTCGGTCTTTGCACTTCCGATGATGACGATTATCGTAACGTTGATCGGAACGATCGCGGGTTATTTTACAAAAAAGACTGCGGGAGTCGCCTCTTTAGGAATTACGATCGGAGTCGTTTTGATCTACTATATCTTCAATTCTGCGGGCAAATCCTTAGGCGAAAACGGAGTCATTCCAGCGTTCTTGGGAGTTTGGATAACTCCGGGAATGTTTTTGGGCTTATG